A single Vicia villosa cultivar HV-30 ecotype Madison, WI unplaced genomic scaffold, Vvil1.0 ctg.000364F_1_1, whole genome shotgun sequence DNA region contains:
- the LOC131627441 gene encoding uncharacterized protein LOC131627441 yields the protein MKSLYWNIRGIANPPSRLVLKRLLKNHKPDFLFIAEPKTVFDKLPSNWFLKLGFKLFASNKTCLPSLWCFCLSDIDPNILEISDQYIAFSFVLENKLLASAAIYASTSPQIRQTLWRDLALLQARFVIPWTFLGDFNAIIGAHEHRGRLSPAKGPMKDFRSWSDSNHLIHVPTQGSFFTWSNKRGDPFFIERRLDRVVANQAWLNLCTSTSVCTLNKLRSDHFPILLDFSANPIKVISRFRFFQAWARHPGCKEVVSNCWKQKVIGSPLVVLGKKLQLLKKELNCWKHSCFGNVTQNVLQAEIELKRIQDNPDPDLVNFNRLEKDAQDKLSLALDIEESFWKEKAKIKWHVEGDRNTAYFHRLSKIRNAVKPISILRAGEEIFSESSQISSHVVEYYKSLFSNHVSLLQDFALVENSIPCMVNDEMNNMLTLLPSLEEIKAAVFSLNHDSAPGPDGFACDYSF from the exons ATGAAGAGTCTATATTGGAATATAAGGGGCATTGCTAATCCCCCATCAAGATTAGTACTTAAGAGGTTGCTAAAGAATCACAAACCAGATTTTCTGTTCATAGCTGAGCCTAAAACTGTTTTTGACAAGCTTCCTAGCAACTGGTTCCTTAAGCTGGGATTTAAGTTATTTGCTTCTAATAAGACTTGCTTACCTTCTCTTTGGTGTTTTTGTTTGTCTGATATTGACCCGAATATTCTGGAGATCTCGGATCAGTATATTGCCTTCTCTTTTGTTTTGGAGAATAAGTTGCTAGCCTCCGCTGCCATCTACGCTTCTACTAGTCCGCAGATTAGGCAGACTCTCTGGAGAGATCTCGCGTTACTGCAGGCCCGTTTTGTTATCCCTTGGACGTTTTTAGGGGATTTTAATGCCATCATTGGCGCACATGAACACAGAGGCAGGTTGTCGCCTGCGAAAGGTCCCATGAAAGATTTTCGTTCGTGGTCGGACTCAAATCATCTCATCCATGTTCCCACTCAAGGCTCGTTTTTCACCTGGTCCAACAAAAGAGGCGATCCTTTCTTCATTGAGAGAAGGCTTGATAGAGTGGTTGCTAATCAAGCTTGGTTGAATTTATGCACTAGCACCTCAGTGTGTACCCTTAACAAATTACGCTCTGATCATTTTCCTATTCTCTTGGATTTCTCGGCCAATCCGATTAAGGTTATCTCGAGATTCAGGTTTTTTCAAGCTTGGGCGCGGCATCCTGGCTGTAAGGAGGTGGTATCTAATTGCTGGAAGCAGAAGGTTATCGGCAGCCCTTTGGTGGTGCTGGGTAAAAAGCTGCAGTTACTTAAGAAGGAGTTAAATTGCTGGAAGCACTCTTGTTTCGGTAATGTGACTCAGAATGTTTTGCAGGCTGAGATTGAGCTCAAAAGGATTCAAGATAATCCCGACCCTGATTTGGTGAATTTTAACAGATTGGAGAAAGATGCGCAAGATAAGTTGTCCCTAGCCTTGGATATAGAGGAAAGTTTTTGGAAGGAGAAAGCGAAAATCAAATGGCACGTGGAGGGAGATCGCAATACCGCTTATTTTCATCGCTTGTCCAAAATCCGTAATGCTGTCAAGCCAATCTCCATTCTTAGAGCTGGCGAGGAAATTTTTTCGGAGTCGTCTCAGATTTCCTCTCATGTGGTAGAGTACTACAAAAGTTTATTTTCTAACCATGTTTCTTTGTTGCAGGACTTCGCCTTGGTGGAGAATTCCATTCCTTGTATGGTGAATGACGAGATGAACAATATGCTCACGTTATTGCCTTCTCTCGAGGAAATAAAAGCGGCCGTTTTTTCGTTAAATCATGATAGTGCGCCAGGGCCCGATGGATTTG CATGTGATTATTCCTTTTAG